From the genome of Ovis aries strain OAR_USU_Benz2616 breed Rambouillet chromosome 5, ARS-UI_Ramb_v3.0, whole genome shotgun sequence:
TCACCAGGGGAGGAGCTAGGAAACGTCGATCTAACTTTGaggaacagatttttggactaaTGAAGAAGCTAAGTGCACTGTAACCAATGAGACCCCGCCCTGGGCGGGATTAAGGGCAGGCACCGGCCGCCGATTGAACAGAAGTACGCGGCAAATGGCGGAGACGCTGAGGCGAGTGCTGAACCTGGGCAGCGCGGCGGGCCCCGGGAAGAACACAGCTGAGGCCGAACCGCCTTTGCTGTTGCTCGGCGGTCCAGGCTCTGGAAAGACAGCTCTGCTATTCGCGGCGGCCCTGGAGGCGGCAGGGGAAGGCCGAGGCCCGGTCCTCTTCCTGACCCGGAGGCCTCTTCAAAGCCTGCCCCGCAGGACTGGACCGGCGCTCGAACCACTGCGATTACAAGTAGGGGACCAGAGGCGGACCAGCCCGTAGCGGGGCTAATCGGGGATTGACTGACAGGCGGAGACAGACCAATGGCGGAGACGAAGCAAACATTGTGGGAAGGAATATGGACGAGTTGGGGATGGGACTATACGAAGCCTTGTTAAGATTGAGTGAGAAGCTATCCAATGAGGGGGCAGGATCCACAAATTTGCGTTCCAAGGGGTGGGGTCAGGGGCGGAGCCAAACAAGAGTCCGCGGTGGAGGCGGGCGCTATGGGCAGGTTTTACGTGGAAAGATTGCCCTAGAGATTTGGCAGAAAGGCATACCTGTTCTTAATAATACCAGGCAGTGACGAGTGCAGGGTAAGAAAAAAACGAGGGTAAGGGGTTGGTGAACAGAAGAATATTCGATCCCTCTGAGCTGCTTCACGCTCGAACCAGAGGTCTAGTGGGTGAGAGCCTCGTCCAGGGGAGTATGCAAGGAAGCAGCGCTGCTCTAACTGGAAGCCCCGCTTCCCATGCTGAATCTGgccctttcctttttccctttctagaAGATCCGCTTCCAGTACCCACCCTCAACCCGTGAGCTCCTCCGGCTTCTGTGCTCTGCCCATGAAGCCCGTGGACCAGCCCCTTCACTGTTGCTGCTTGATGGCCTGGAGGAATACCTAGTAGAAGACCCTGGGTCCCAGGAAGCCGCCTACCTGGCTGCCCTGCTTCTGGACACAGCTGTCCACTTCAGCCACCGGGTTGGGCCTGGCCGGGGCTGTGGGCTCATTGTGGCCCTCCAGACccaagaggaaggaggagacagtGGAAATGCTCTGCAGCTGGCACTCCTTCAGAGGTATTTCCCTGCCCAGTGCTGGCTGCAGCCGGATGCAGCAGGCCCAGGACAGTGCTGCCTGCGAGCCTCcctggagccaggtgggctgggcCCCAGGGAAGAATGGTGGGTGACTTTTCAACCAGATGGAGAGATGACAATCACCCGATGGCCCACCCAGTTGGTTGACACCAGCTCGCACAAGGGTTCAAGCTCTGGAGGCCAACCATGAGGTTTGGAGTGTGACAACTTCTCTATGCCTGTTTCCCGGTCTGGAACACctgcgtcagttcagttcagttcagtcgctcagtcgtgtccgactctttgcgaccccatgaactgcagtatgccaggcctccttgtccatcaccaactcccggagtttacccaagaCAGATGCAAATTCAAAGCCCTTAAGATTGTAAAGTGCTTTTTCGCTCGTAAATATACCATTATCCTGTATATATTGTGCCCAGCCAACATATTgttgaatttttctgttttgaattttataaagAAGAATTTCATGATAAATGTAATCTGAAACTTCCCTCTCAACACTGGTACTAAGATTCGGcaacattttcattcattcctttttccaTACTGCATGTAATTCCATGAGTGACTATACCCTACATTAGGTATGATCAGATTGACTTATTTACTACTATTACCATTCATACACATATCCTGGTCCATGTGTGTGAGGGTTTTGTGGGTACATAtctaaaagtggaattgctggaatAGAAGGTATGCTTTCCTAGGTTAtgtcaaacttttaaaaagcagttaaGCCGAAACTTCCAATGAGCCACTTGATTGACTTTTCGTGTCATCAGAGTGCTTTCTTAGAACCAGACTTGGAATAAAGCCTTAGGAATTAATGTTAGTATTAGTGGCAAAGACTAGCTAGCTGCTCATTAAACAGCTCGTCTCTCCTGGGTGCACAGctgaactacatttcccagctgtCCATTGTTCTTACTAGAGTCACATGACCATTTCTAGCCAGCAGAATTTGTGAAGATGTGGCACCCACCTCCAGGCTACATCCCTAAAGTGGCCTACAAAAATCTGCTGTCTCTTGTTGGCTGGAAGGATGCAGAGGGTCCATCTGAAGACCCCAGAGTACCCCTAGGAGATGGTTAAGCTACAGCCTGGGTTTCTGACTCATCCCAGGGATAAGCTAACCATCTATTTGAATTGTATGAGAGAAAgtgcttccttggtgactcagctggtaaagaatctgcctgtaatgtaggaggcctgggttcaatcccttggtcgagaagaccccctagagaagggaatgggttgTTGTTAGGGCAGCTAGCATAACTTATACTGACCAATTCATTCTGTTGTTATTATTCAGATTGTCAGGTCAGAATTTTAGACTTAACTCcagacttgctgctgctgcttctatgGCCTGGGCCCAGGGAAAAGATGGGGCTGACAGGTAATTATAGAAGTCACGACAGGAaacttgtatatatttatatataaagtatatatatatatatatatatttatctatctacacaaaaaaactgtacatttaaaaatactgcaaGGCTGTGACTTTGAGCAGGATGACTTGAGCAGAAAGCCAAGGTCAGCAGGCCTCACTGACCCTGCTGGATAAACCTTGGGTCTGGAGTAGCAGTGCGGTCATTCTGGGTCTCTGTGGCTCTGAGGGCTGGAATCCTAGGAGCAGGCCACGTAGCTCGGGGGTGAAGGCTTGGGAGCTGGGATGAGGCTGTTCTCATAAGGGTTGGAGTAGGGACCATTGGATGAACCCCCCTGGGCTTCCTGGGAACCCCCTGAGCTGTAGCCAGTTGAGAtgccagagtcagacaccatgAGGTACAGGTACTttaggtggggtggggtggggagcagctcAGGGGGCAGTGCCCTTGGGCGCAAGAGCTGGGAGCTGGGGTCAAGAATGGTGTACTCAAAGCTGGCAGCAGAGGCCCCCTCCGGCCCAGGCTTCAGGGCCAAAGCGGATGTGCAGGAGGACGCTTCTGAGGCTTCATCCGTGGTCACTATGTCCATATCGCCACAAGGCTGCAGGAGGTCCTCACTCGGCGGACTCCGGGGTAGCAACCACTTGTCCAGCACCAGGTAGCTGTCTTGGGCATGCTCGCTGCCCACCGGCTCCAGGAGGGACCCCCCGTCATCTGCCCCAGGTTCCACTGCCTGTGTCACCCCCCAGCAGCACTCAGAGAGGACTTCCAAGGGGGCAGGTGGGTCCTCTGGGAAGGGGGTGCTGGGGCTCCACCACAGACAGCCGTCAGTCTGGTACAGCCACAGCTGGGGAAACAGCACCAGCTTGCTCAGAGACTTGGAGTTCGGCCACAggagcagggaagccccaggcctgGAAGGAACAACCAGGCCGCCTACCTGGAAGTTACCCTTGTGGGTGGTGAAGAGGCCTTCAAACTCGCTCTCAGGGCTTGGGATGCCAGGCCAGATCTTCTGCTTCAGGGTCCTGGTGAAACCGGAACAAACAGATGCCTGGGCATGTGTCACTGAACAGTCACCGACACCCCCTCAGCACCATCCCTGGGGCAAAGAGACGCCTAGTCCCTTGCGGTCATGTTGAAGGCAGAGGAGTGCATGGGACTGAGGAACAGGGGTTCTGCCAAAGCATCTGCAAGGCCCTACAGAAGGGCAATGGGAACAGGGTTTTGAAGGATACATAGGAGTTCAATATACACTGCCTTATGGTCCCTCTAAAACCCACCCAGGCTTGTCTGAAAGTCCATTATGCTACTTTCCTCCTCACTCTTTTCCGTGGTTCTCCAGTGCATTCAGGCTAAAGTCCAAACTCCTCCATACAGAACACCCTACATGATCTAAT
Proteins encoded in this window:
- the SWSAP1 gene encoding ATPase SWSAP1, giving the protein MAETLRRVLNLGSAAGPGKNTAEAEPPLLLLGGPGSGKTALLFAAALEAAGEGRGPVLFLTRRPLQSLPRRTGPALEPLRLQKIRFQYPPSTRELLRLLCSAHEARGPAPSLLLLDGLEEYLVEDPGSQEAAYLAALLLDTAVHFSHRVGPGRGCGLIVALQTQEEGGDSGNALQLALLQRYFPAQCWLQPDAAGPGQCCLRASLEPGGLGPREEWWVTFQPDGEMTITRWPTQLVDTSSHKGSSSGGQP